The DNA region GTAAAAAGTGCGATAAAAGCGACATTTAGAGTATAGCTTGAGGGATACCACCAAAGATAAAGTCCCATAAAAAACGGCAAGGCAAGTAAAGAAAAATCATCTTTTCTTAAAACAAGCCTGATGAAAAAATATAAAATAAACATAGGAAGCACAATGGCTAACATATCTGTATCATAATATCCTGCCATAGTGCGGTTATAATAACTTTTTGCAATGCTTGCTAAAAACGCCGCAAAAAGTCCCATTAAAGGGCGTTTAAGCTCATTAGCAATTAAAATAAGCGGCACAACTATAAGCGAAGAAAAAAACACACTCATATATAAAATAATGCTTTCAAAGCTAAAAGGCGTGATTTTATAAAGCACATAAGTCAAAATAGAAAGAGAGGAATTAATAAAGCTTAAATCATTTTCTTGATGAAAGCCCGCTATCTTATCTCTAGCACCCTCTGCGAAAGTGTAGCCGTCATTTGAGCTTATCATAAGCTGATTATTAAAAAAATATTCGTTAAAATCACTCGCCCAATAAATCCAATAAAAGCGACATAAAACACTAAAACCAAAAGCTAGTAAGATAAAAAATACTAGCCTCAAATTTGCATTTTTCACAGCCTCATTTTTCATTTTGTCCCCATTAAGTATTTTAAAGCCACTCTTGCGATTTTGACCTTATCAAATTCTAAAGCTCTCATTTTAGCCTTTTTTTTATAAGCCGCTCTTAATGTGTCATTTTCTAGCATCGTTTTTAAGCCTTGCAACATAGAATTTTCACTACCCACCTCGACCAAAAGTCCAAATTCATCACGACCAAAAAGCTCTAAAGCCCCACTTTGATGCTCGGTACAAACCACAGCACAGCCACAAGCTAAAGCTTCAATTAATACATTAGAAAAACCCTCAAATACGGAAGCAAAAGCGAAAAATTCACATTTTGCCATATATTTGTAAGGATTATTATCAAAACCTAAAAGCAAAACCCTATCTTCTAAACCAAGCTTTAAAATAAGGCTTTCAAGCTCCTCCCTTAAAACGCCCTCACCCAAAATCACAAGTTTTAAATTTGTCTTAAGTTTAGAAAAGGCACGGATTAAAAGAGTGTGATTTTTCCCCTTATCAAGTCTCCCCACGCTTAAGATAAAGGGCTCTTTTAAAGCAATTTCTTCTTTTGCTTTTAACTCAATAGCCTCTAAATCCACAGCATTATAAAGCAATTCGCATTTTTCCAAAGCTATGTTAAAATGACTAACTAAATCCTCCCTATTTCCCTTAGAATTGGGTAAAATCAAATCCGCCTTAGGATATAAAAGTCTTATCAAAAACTTATTTGCAAAAGAATTAAAGTTATTTTTCGCATACATTACGCTAGGTGTCGTGCATTCATTGATAATTAAACGCGTTTTAGAGCCAAATAAACGCGCCATTAAAGCGATATAATTAGGACGATTTAAAAAAACAAATTCCGTATCTATACCTAAATTTTTACAAAGTTTTTTATATTTTAAAGCTAAAAAGGGCAGTTTAAGAAATTTCATCAAAGGATTTTCACTTGGACTTGAATTTTCTAAAAAATGAATTTGAACATTTTCAAGCTCGTAAGAAATTTTCTTATTCATTAAAATAATATGCACATCAAAATGTAGTTTTAAAAGCGGAGTCAAAGTCGCCACAACCCTTTCAGCCCCGCCACTACCTAAGGAATAGATAAAAATCGCTAATTTTTGCATAAAGCCACCCTTAATTTTGATAAATTCGCCACCACACTACTTGGCACTATGCTTAAAAATAATAAAATCAAAGCGGGGGCGTTAAACTTAATTCTTAAGCTTTTCAATAA from Campylobacter upsaliensis includes:
- the pglJ gene encoding N-acetylgalactosamine-N,N'-diacetylbacillosaminyl-diphospho-undecaprenol 4-alpha-N-acetylgalactosaminyltransferase, encoding MQKLAIFIYSLGSGGAERVVATLTPLLKLHFDVHIILMNKKISYELENVQIHFLENSSPSENPLMKFLKLPFLALKYKKLCKNLGIDTEFVFLNRPNYIALMARLFGSKTRLIINECTTPSVMYAKNNFNSFANKFLIRLLYPKADLILPNSKGNREDLVSHFNIALEKCELLYNAVDLEAIELKAKEEIALKEPFILSVGRLDKGKNHTLLIRAFSKLKTNLKLVILGEGVLREELESLILKLGLEDRVLLLGFDNNPYKYMAKCEFFAFASVFEGFSNVLIEALACGCAVVCTEHQSGALELFGRDEFGLLVEVGSENSMLQGLKTMLENDTLRAAYKKKAKMRALEFDKVKIARVALKYLMGTK